The following DNA comes from Candidatus Palauibacter soopunensis.
GCGGCGGCCGGTGAAGGCGAAGAGGCGCACTGATGGCGACCGCCGAGGCGAAGGTGCCCGCCACCCCGACGCTGGCCGACGCGAACCGCGACATCACGCGGCCCATCGCGATGCCCGAGAAGCGCTTCTATCTCGTGCTCGGGGTCGCGGCGGCGGGTCTCGCCCTCATGTTCGGGGCCTGGTTCTACCAGATCGGGGCCGGCATCGGCGTCGCGGGCATCACCCACCCCGTGTTCTGGGGCGTGTACATCACGACCTTCGTCTTCTGGGTCGGGATCGCCCACTCCGGGACGCTGATCTCGGCGATCCTCTACCTCTTCCGCTCCGGCTGGCGCACGACGATCAACCGCACCGCGGAGGCGATGACGATCTTCGCGGTGATGACGGCGGGGCTCTTCCCCCTCATCCACCTGGGCCGCGTCTGGTACTTCTACTACCTCATGCCCTACCCGTCGCAGCGGCAGATCTGGCCGGACTTCCGGTCGCCGCTCGTAATGGACGTGTTCGCGGTCTCGACGTACCTCACGATCTCCGCGCTGTTCTGGTACACCGGCCTCATCCCCGACTTCGCGATCCTGCGCGACCGGGCCAAGGGCTGGATGTACAAGATCTACGGCGCGTTCTCGCTCGGGTGGCAGGGGACGGTGAGCGAGTGGCGGCACTACCGCCGCATCTACCTCTACATGGCGGGGATCGCGACGCCGCTGGTGCTGTCGGTGCACTCCGTGGTTTCGTGGGACTTCGCCCTCTCGATCGTGCCGGGGTGGCACTCGACGATCTTCGCCCCGTACTTCGTGGCCGGGGCGATCTTCAGCGGGGTCGCCCTCGTGATCACGATCATGATCCCGCTGCGGTGGGCGTTCGGGCTCGAAGCGTACATCACCGAGAACCACTTCGAGAACATGGCGAAGCTGGTTCTCCTCACGTCCCTCATCGTCGGCTTCTCGTACGGGACGGAGTTCTTCCTCGCGTACTACTCGGCGGACCCGATCGAGATCGAGAGCTTCCGCTGGCGGGCGCTGGGGGCCTACGCCCTGCCCTTCTGGGTCATGGTGTTCTGCAACGTGGTCGTGCCGCAGGCGCTGTGGTTCAAGAAGGTTCGTACGAGCCTTCCCGCGCTGTTCGCGCTCACGATCTTCGTCAACATCGGGATGTGGTACGAGCGGTTCGTGATCATCGTGACGTCGCTCGCCCACGAGTACGAGCCGGGCGGATGGGGGCTGTACACGCCGAGCTGGGTGGAGATGTCGATTCTCGTCGGCAGCTTCTGCTGGTTCTTCTTCTGGTTCCTGCTCTTCTCGCGCAGCCTGCCGGTGATCTCGATCGCCGAGGTGAAGGAACATCTCGCACACGAGCACTCGCACGCAGAACACGGAGAAGGTGGGGATGGCCATGAGTAGCGGCGTCCTCGGGCAGTACGACACGCTGCACGGCACGCTCGACGCCATCGCGCGGCTGCGCGACGCGGGGCACCGGGACATCGAGGTCTTCTCGCCAATCCCGTCGCCGGAGATCGAGGAGGCGATGGACATCCACTCCTCGCCGGTGCGGGTGTGGGCGCTGACGGGGGCGATCACCGGCTGTACGCTCGGGGTGCTGCTCACGGCGGGCACGTCGCTGGCCTACCCGCTCGTCACGCAGGGCAAGCCGCTCGTGTCGCTGCCGCCGTTCGTCGTGTTCATGTTCGAGCTCACGGTGCTGCTCACGGGGATCTTCGGGCTGGTCGCGCTGCTCGTGCACACGAAGCGGCCGGTGATCAACCTCGATCCCGCGTATCGAACCTCCTTCTCGGTCGACCGCTGGGGCATCTTCGTCCCGGTCAACGGCGAAGGGCACGCCGCCGCCGAGGCGCTTGTGCGTGAGACGGCCGCGGTGGACGTGGAGGTGCAGGGATGACCGCCCGGGCCGCCGCCACCCTGGTCCTCGCCGCCTTCGCGCTGGCCGCCTGCGACGACCAGATCAAGCACCTGGATCAGCGGACCCCGTTCTTCAACACGATGTCCTGGCAGCCCTCGATCGAGGCCTTCGAGGAGCGGGCGCGGCTGCCGGTGCCCGGCACGATGCCGATCGACGGCGAGCGCACGTACGACCTGATGGCGGCGGACACGATGCTGGTCAGCCCGATTTCCGGGACCGACGGCGACCTCGCCCGCGGGGCGGAACTGTACAGCCAGTTCTGCACCGTCTGTCACGGCGTGACGGGGGCGGGCGACGGCTCCGTGGTGGGACAGAACCGGATTCCCGACATCCCGCTCCTCAACATCCGCGGCGAACTCACGCGCGGATACACGGACGGCTACATCTGGGGCATGATCGGGAACGGGCGGGGGCTGATGCCGCCCTACCGGCGCATTCCGGCCATGGACCGCTGGTATCTGGTCGCGTACGTGCGGCAACTGCAGGCCGAGGCGATGGCCGAGGAAGCGGCGGCGGCCGAGGCCGCGGCGGCTGAGGCGGCAGCGGCCGAGGCGGCGGCGGCGTCCGAAACGGGCGAGGTCCCCGGGACGGGAGCAGGCCTGTGAGCGGCGGCGGCGGCCGTCCGGCCCTCACCACGGGAGAGGCGCTGCAGACGATCGGCGGCCGCATCCCGACGGTATGGCTCGCCGTGTGGCTGGCGGCGGTCGCGATCGGGGCCGTGGGCTTCGCGACCACGGTCGGCGGCGACGCGCAGCGAGCCTGGATGAGCGTGTGGTCGAACTTCCTCTTCTGGACGGCGATCTCGATGGCGGGCGTCGTGTTCGGGGCCGTCCTGCAGGTCGCGAAGGGGCACTGGGGCAAGAGCTTCCGCCGGCTGGCGGAGGCCGCGGGCGCCTTCCTCCCCCTCTCCTTCGCCCTCTTCTTCACGCTCCGGCTCGGCGCCGAGCACGTCTTCCCCTGGATCGGGCCCGTGGAGACGGAACACCTGAACCGCGACTGGCTGACGCTCGAAGGCGTCTTCATGCGGAACGGGGTCCTGCTCGCGGTGCTCTATCTGCTCGCCTTCGTGTGGCTCTTCTACTCGATCCGGGCCGACGCGCCGCTGGTCGCCGCGGAGAGCCGGGGCTGGCGCAAGGCCGTCGTTTCCCTCTTCGCCCGGGGCTGGCGTGGAGACGACGTGGAGGTGGAGCGCTGCCGAAGCCGGATCGGACGGCTGTCCGCCCTGCTGATCCTGAGCTGGGCGGTCATCTTCTCGCTCCTGTCGTTCGATTTCGGGATGTCGCTCACGCCGGGCTTCATGAGCATGGTGTGGGGGCCGTACTACTTCATCGGCGGCTGGCTCGGCATGCTCGCGCTCGTCGCGGTCATGGCCCACCGCTACAACGGCGCCGGCGGGATCCGGCCGTGGGGCAAGTACGACTTCCACGATCTCGGCAAGCTGACGTTCGCCTTCGTGGCGTTCTGGACCTACCTCTGGTTCGCCCAGTATCTGGTGATCTGGTACGGCAACATCCCGCGCGAGACGAACTTTTTCATGCCGCGCTCGACGGGCGGCTTCGGGCGCATGTTCTGGCTCCAGATGGTGCTTATCTTCGCCCTCCCCTTCCCCTTCCTCCTGGGGCGGAGCCCGAAGATGAGTTCGCGCTGGCTGGCCTTCGTCGGGCTGCTGATCCTGATCGGCTTCTGGGTCGAGCGCTGGAACATGGTGGCGCCGTCGATCTGGCACGGGGAAGGACTGCCGCTCGGCGTGCCCGAGGCGATGATCTCGGTCGGGTTCGTCGGCCTGTTCGCGCTCGCGTACGGCGCCTACTCGACGACCTTCCCGAAGGTTCCGATGCGCGAGACGATCGC
Coding sequences within:
- the nrfD gene encoding NrfD/PsrC family molybdoenzyme membrane anchor subunit produces the protein MATAEAKVPATPTLADANRDITRPIAMPEKRFYLVLGVAAAGLALMFGAWFYQIGAGIGVAGITHPVFWGVYITTFVFWVGIAHSGTLISAILYLFRSGWRTTINRTAEAMTIFAVMTAGLFPLIHLGRVWYFYYLMPYPSQRQIWPDFRSPLVMDVFAVSTYLTISALFWYTGLIPDFAILRDRAKGWMYKIYGAFSLGWQGTVSEWRHYRRIYLYMAGIATPLVLSVHSVVSWDFALSIVPGWHSTIFAPYFVAGAIFSGVALVITIMIPLRWAFGLEAYITENHFENMAKLVLLTSLIVGFSYGTEFFLAYYSADPIEIESFRWRALGAYALPFWVMVFCNVVVPQALWFKKVRTSLPALFALTIFVNIGMWYERFVIIVTSLAHEYEPGGWGLYTPSWVEMSILVGSFCWFFFWFLLFSRSLPVISIAEVKEHLAHEHSHAEHGEGGDGHE
- a CDS encoding DUF3341 domain-containing protein; translated protein: MSSGVLGQYDTLHGTLDAIARLRDAGHRDIEVFSPIPSPEIEEAMDIHSSPVRVWALTGAITGCTLGVLLTAGTSLAYPLVTQGKPLVSLPPFVVFMFELTVLLTGIFGLVALLVHTKRPVINLDPAYRTSFSVDRWGIFVPVNGEGHAAAEALVRETAAVDVEVQG
- a CDS encoding cytochrome c — its product is MTARAAATLVLAAFALAACDDQIKHLDQRTPFFNTMSWQPSIEAFEERARLPVPGTMPIDGERTYDLMAADTMLVSPISGTDGDLARGAELYSQFCTVCHGVTGAGDGSVVGQNRIPDIPLLNIRGELTRGYTDGYIWGMIGNGRGLMPPYRRIPAMDRWYLVAYVRQLQAEAMAEEAAAAEAAAAEAAAAEAAAASETGEVPGTGAGL